From the genome of Mucilaginibacter paludis DSM 18603:
ACCGGATAGGTATTATTGTTTTTGCCGGGCAGGCTTACGTTCAATTGCCTATCACTACCGATTATTCGGCTGCCAAATTGTTTTTAAATACCATTAACACCAATATGGTGCCCACGCAAGGCACGGCCATAGGCGCGGCTATAGACCTGGGTATGCAAAGCTTTGATTTTAAAAATGGCATGAGCAAGGCCATGATTGTGATTACCGATGGCGAGAATCATGAAGATGATGCCGTATCTGCCGCCAACCATGCCAGGGATAAAGATGTAACGGTAAATGTGATAGGGGTAGGATCGGAGGAAGGCGCGCCTATTCCCATCATTAAAGATGGCAAGCAAGCCGGTTTCCATACCGATAGCGCCGGTAAAGTAGTAGTGAGCAAGCTGGATGAAAATATGGGTCGCGAAATTGCCGCTGCTGGTAACGGTGTGTATGTACGCGCCACCAACGCCAACAGCGGGCTAAACATTGTGATGGAACAGATGGGCAAAATGCAGCGCAAAATGTACGACAGCAAAACATTTAAAGATTTTGAAGACCGTTTTCAGTTTTTGCTGGCGCTTGCTTTGATATTGCTTGTTTTGGAGTTTTTTATTTCCAACCGCAAAAGTGTAAGGCTGAGCAATCTCAAATTATTTGAAGTGAAGGAGAAGCAGGTATGAAAAGGATCGTCATCTTGATAGTATTTACCTTAGTCACCCAGGCGCTGTTTGCCCAAAAGGAAAAAGGCGATATCCGCAAGGGTAACCAGTTATATCAGCAGCAAAAATACAAGGAGGCCGAAGAAAGTTACCGCAACTCGGTAGCAAAAAAAGACCAGAGTGTTGAAGGGAATTTTAACCTTGGCGATGCGCTGTATAAACAGAAAAACTATAAGGACGCGCAAACACAGTTCAGTAAAATAGCAGCATCGTCAAACGATAAAAATGTGGTTGCTAAGGCTTATCATAACCTGGGCAACTCCCTGCTCGAATCAAAAAAACTGGAAGAGAGTATCGATGCCTACAAAAAATCGCTGATCAATAATCCTAAAGACGACCAAACGCGTTATAACCTGGCCTACGCGCAAAAAATGTTGCAAAAGCAAAAAGATCAGAACAAAAAGAACAAGGATCAGAACAAAAACCAGGATAAAAACAAGGATCAGAACAAGGATCAGCAGAATAAAGATCAAAACAAAAAGGATCAGGATAATAAAGATAAGAACGACCAGGACAAGAAGGATCAAAACAAGGATCAGAAGGACCAGGACAAAAAAGATCAGGATAAAAAAGACCAGCAAGGCGGCCAACCCAAAATGTCTAAAGAGGATGCCGAACGCATGCTGGAAGCATTAAACAA
Proteins encoded in this window:
- a CDS encoding VWA domain-containing protein codes for the protein MLRFAHTEFLWGLLAIPLLILLFIMVSRWKRKALAAFGDKNVVKLMMPEVSLSKPWLKFILFIIAYGFLIVAAADPQVGSKMEEVKRKGADLMILLDVSNSMLSQDLSPNRLENAKRAISQLIDNLHDDRIGIIVFAGQAYVQLPITTDYSAAKLFLNTINTNMVPTQGTAIGAAIDLGMQSFDFKNGMSKAMIVITDGENHEDDAVSAANHARDKDVTVNVIGVGSEEGAPIPIIKDGKQAGFHTDSAGKVVVSKLDENMGREIAAAGNGVYVRATNANSGLNIVMEQMGKMQRKMYDSKTFKDFEDRFQFLLALALILLVLEFFISNRKSVRLSNLKLFEVKEKQV
- a CDS encoding tetratricopeptide repeat protein; its protein translation is MKRIVILIVFTLVTQALFAQKEKGDIRKGNQLYQQQKYKEAEESYRNSVAKKDQSVEGNFNLGDALYKQKNYKDAQTQFSKIAASSNDKNVVAKAYHNLGNSLLESKKLEESIDAYKKSLINNPKDDQTRYNLAYAQKMLQKQKDQNKKNKDQNKNQDKNKDQNKDQQNKDQNKKDQDNKDKNDQDKKDQNKDQKDQDKKDQDKKDQQGGQPKMSKEDAERMLEALNNNEKQTQDKLKNKKLKGVKVNISKDW